The proteins below are encoded in one region of Ereboglobus luteus:
- a CDS encoding LemA family protein, which translates to MSIALIVSLIVLVLIVLFVIGIYNKLVGLRNRFKNAFAQIDVQLQRRYDLIPNLVETAKAYMKHERETLEAVIAARNTAYAASKAAAANPADNGAMKSLLGAESGLGSALSRLMVVAEQYPDLKANQNMMQLSEELTSTENKVSFARQAYNDSVMTYNTQREVFPSVIFAGMFGFGPAELFQVESAQVKQAPKVSFN; encoded by the coding sequence ATGAGCATCGCACTAATCGTATCGCTAATCGTCCTCGTCCTGATCGTCCTTTTTGTAATCGGCATTTACAACAAGCTCGTCGGGCTTAGGAACCGCTTCAAAAACGCCTTCGCTCAAATCGACGTGCAACTGCAGCGCCGCTACGACCTGATTCCGAATCTCGTCGAGACGGCCAAGGCCTACATGAAACACGAGCGCGAGACGCTCGAGGCCGTGATCGCCGCGCGCAACACCGCCTACGCCGCGTCGAAGGCCGCTGCCGCGAATCCCGCCGACAACGGCGCGATGAAATCGCTGCTCGGCGCCGAGTCCGGCCTCGGCAGCGCGCTCTCGCGCCTGATGGTTGTCGCCGAGCAGTATCCCGACCTGAAGGCCAATCAAAACATGATGCAGCTTAGCGAGGAACTGACTTCGACCGAAAACAAGGTGTCGTTCGCGCGCCAGGCCTACAACGACTCGGTGATGACCTACAACACCCAGCGCGAAGTTTTCCCGTCGGTTATTTTTGCGGGCATGTTCGGTTTCGGCCCCGCGGAATTGTTCCAGGTCGAAAGCGCGCAGGTGAAACAGGCGCCGAAGGTTTCGTTTAACTGA
- a CDS encoding bifunctional folylpolyglutamate synthase/dihydrofolate synthase, which yields MSTVSTSAGSDVFTDYACVQDYLFSLKARGVKFGIDRMQSWISALGHPERAVPVIHIAGTNGKGSTAAMLDAIFREAGWRTGLYTSPHLVLLGERVQVNRERLNEPEILDYTNELRPIAAAVSRENPDDHPSFFEFMTAMAFIQFARKKCDASIVEVGMGGRFDATNVVVPEVSVITTISLDHCEFLGDEVEKIAFEKAGIIKPGKPVVIGHLPGAAAAVVRRVAGELGSPVYSIEEEFGADIDSPGYPRTNLEGDYQRWNAATAALVARVLMKAPDSRWRLTGDVIARGLQRVDWPGRWQRITVGGQPLILDASHNPEGAQTLDENLARLRAELGGGEEGKPVIVTGALGALRARALLEVEARHARELHLVVPHQARACSFEELEAQVPRDFKGRIYHATVEELFPEPDRCAISDSHAPVVVSGSIYLIGEILARLQKGVKAEGRLQDF from the coding sequence ATGAGCACTGTTTCCACATCCGCCGGCAGCGACGTTTTCACGGATTACGCGTGCGTGCAGGATTATCTTTTCAGCCTGAAGGCGCGCGGCGTGAAATTTGGGATTGATCGCATGCAGTCGTGGATCAGCGCGCTGGGGCATCCCGAGCGGGCCGTGCCGGTCATCCACATCGCGGGCACAAACGGCAAGGGCTCGACGGCGGCGATGCTCGACGCGATTTTTCGCGAGGCGGGCTGGCGCACGGGGCTCTACACATCGCCGCATCTGGTGCTGCTCGGCGAGCGCGTGCAGGTAAATCGCGAGCGGCTCAACGAGCCGGAAATTCTCGACTACACAAACGAGTTGCGCCCGATTGCCGCGGCGGTTTCGCGCGAGAATCCCGACGACCACCCAAGCTTTTTCGAGTTCATGACGGCGATGGCGTTCATACAGTTCGCGCGGAAAAAATGCGACGCGAGCATCGTCGAGGTCGGCATGGGCGGGCGGTTTGACGCGACCAATGTCGTCGTGCCCGAAGTGTCGGTGATCACGACAATAAGCCTGGATCATTGCGAGTTTCTCGGTGATGAGGTCGAAAAAATCGCGTTTGAAAAAGCCGGTATCATCAAGCCCGGAAAACCTGTTGTGATCGGACATTTGCCCGGGGCTGCGGCAGCGGTCGTGCGTCGTGTCGCGGGCGAACTCGGCTCCCCCGTATATTCGATTGAGGAGGAGTTTGGCGCGGACATCGACAGCCCCGGTTATCCGCGCACGAACCTCGAAGGCGATTACCAGCGATGGAACGCCGCCACGGCGGCGCTCGTGGCCCGCGTGCTGATGAAAGCACCGGACTCGCGCTGGCGGTTGACCGGTGACGTGATCGCGCGCGGCTTGCAACGCGTCGACTGGCCGGGACGCTGGCAGCGCATCACGGTTGGCGGGCAGCCGTTGATTCTTGACGCATCGCACAATCCCGAGGGCGCGCAAACACTCGACGAAAACCTCGCGCGCCTGCGCGCCGAACTCGGCGGGGGAGAGGAGGGCAAGCCGGTCATCGTGACGGGCGCGCTGGGCGCGTTGCGCGCGCGGGCGTTGCTGGAAGTCGAGGCGAGGCATGCGCGCGAGTTGCACCTGGTCGTGCCGCATCAAGCGCGCGCGTGTTCGTTCGAGGAGTTGGAGGCGCAGGTGCCGCGCGATTTCAAGGGGAGGATTTATCACGCGACAGTCGAGGAGTTGTTTCCCGAGCCGGATCGTTGCGCGATTTCGGATTCGCATGCCCCCGTGGTCGTGTCGGGTTCGATTTACCTGATTGGCGAAATCTTAGCCCGCCTGCAAAAAGGCGTGAAAGCCGAGGGCCGCTTGCAGGATTTTTGA